One window from the genome of bacterium encodes:
- a CDS encoding cytochrome c, with protein sequence MRVRTIGLPILFIAIFSLGCDGPGFGWPGTDDIDADVVRIQELAAGRVAAGEAPPKGPAELAAAAAPATPPPAAADPEPEPEPEPLVPDAGRGAEIYALNCSSCHGSAGLGDGPAGAALQPPPTNHADGGYMNTLHNDHLYKAVYEGGVAVGKSATMAPWGAVLGEAKVWDLVAFMRTIAEPAYEGSVP encoded by the coding sequence ATGCGCGTTCGAACCATTGGCCTGCCCATCCTCTTCATTGCCATCTTCAGCCTGGGCTGCGACGGGCCCGGATTCGGCTGGCCCGGTACCGACGACATCGATGCCGATGTCGTCCGTATCCAGGAACTGGCAGCGGGGCGCGTCGCGGCCGGCGAGGCACCTCCTAAGGGTCCGGCCGAGCTGGCCGCTGCAGCCGCGCCAGCCACTCCGCCCCCGGCCGCAGCGGATCCGGAGCCCGAACCGGAGCCCGAGCCGCTCGTTCCGGATGCCGGCCGCGGTGCCGAGATCTACGCCCTCAACTGCTCCAGCTGCCATGGCTCCGCGGGTCTGGGTGACGGGCCGGCTGGCGCTGCCCTGCAGCCTCCCCCGACCAATCACGCCGACGGTGGCTACATGAACACGCTCCACAACGACCACCTCTACAAGGCCGTGTACGAGGGTGGGGTGGCCGTGGGCAAGAGCGCAACCATGGCACCCTGGGGCGCAGTCCTTGGCGAGGCCAAAGTCTGGGACCTCGTTGCCTTCATGCGGACCATCGCAGAGCCCGCCTACGAGGGCAGCGTTCCCTGA
- the mtgA gene encoding monofunctional biosynthetic peptidoglycan transglycosylase, whose product MARKTRKRGRRRARPNRWRRLVFALVWRSVAVAVVLLCLLILPWRWIPPPTTAYMLQARADAPGGRVVQRWVPWEQISPHVALAVLAAEDQRFPTHGGFDWQAIGDAIQDESGRLRGASTLSQQLAKNLYLWPERSWLRKALEASLTVLLEWTWPKQRILEVYLNVVEFGPGVFGVEAAANRHFGTSAARLKPHQAALLAAVLPSPKKLSAGAPSAYVRERARHIESAARKLGGTAFLKRITSPEG is encoded by the coding sequence GTGGCCCGGAAGACCAGGAAGAGAGGAAGGCGAAGGGCGCGCCCGAACCGTTGGAGGCGGCTCGTGTTCGCGCTCGTGTGGCGGTCGGTGGCCGTCGCCGTCGTGCTTCTCTGCCTGCTCATCCTTCCCTGGCGCTGGATCCCGCCGCCGACCACGGCCTACATGCTGCAAGCACGAGCCGACGCCCCGGGTGGGCGGGTCGTGCAGCGCTGGGTGCCGTGGGAGCAGATCTCGCCCCATGTGGCACTCGCCGTCCTGGCGGCCGAGGACCAACGATTCCCGACCCACGGCGGTTTCGATTGGCAGGCCATCGGCGACGCCATCCAGGATGAGTCGGGGCGGTTGCGTGGCGCCAGTACCTTGAGCCAGCAGCTGGCAAAGAATCTCTACCTCTGGCCGGAGCGAAGCTGGCTACGAAAGGCGCTCGAAGCCTCGCTCACCGTCCTCCTGGAATGGACCTGGCCGAAGCAGCGCATTCTCGAGGTCTACCTGAACGTGGTCGAGTTCGGACCGGGCGTATTCGGTGTGGAAGCGGCCGCGAACCGCCACTTCGGAACTTCGGCGGCGCGCTTGAAACCTCACCAGGCGGCGTTGCTCGCGGCAGTGCTGCCGAGCCCCAAGAAGCTCTCGGCGGGGGCGCCCTCCGCCTATGTCCGCGAACGCGCTCGGCACATCGAGAGCGCCGCACGCAAGCTCGGGGGCACGGCCTTCCTGAAGAGGATCACTTCACCGGAAGGCTGA
- a CDS encoding cytochrome P450, whose product MIRFLRFLVIANMSEMVGVPEADRDMLRSWADQVLHREEGVMGLPEASARAAGKLYAYYVDLVKERKQKPGEDLVSALLAAELEGERLADTDVIGFLFLMIVAGNETTTKLLANALYWADRNPDEREKARTDEAAIPRWVEETLRYDNSTQLLARTITRDHEVGGQLLREGEKALLLVGSANRDEEAWERADAYDIDRDTSASLSFGRGTHFCLGASLARLEARVSLEELLRRVDDIHVRHEGLVRVHSTNVRGFAALPMEFATGGGRASAQR is encoded by the coding sequence ATGATCAGATTTCTACGGTTTCTCGTGATCGCCAACATGAGTGAGATGGTGGGCGTTCCCGAGGCGGATCGCGACATGCTGCGGAGCTGGGCTGATCAGGTGCTGCACCGGGAGGAAGGCGTGATGGGCTTGCCAGAGGCCTCTGCACGGGCGGCGGGCAAGCTCTACGCCTACTACGTCGATCTGGTGAAAGAGCGCAAACAGAAGCCAGGCGAAGATCTCGTCTCTGCGCTGCTGGCTGCCGAGCTCGAAGGGGAACGGCTCGCTGATACCGATGTGATCGGCTTTCTATTCTTGATGATCGTGGCTGGCAACGAAACCACGACGAAGCTTCTGGCCAACGCGCTCTACTGGGCGGATCGCAACCCGGACGAGCGTGAGAAAGCGCGAACGGATGAGGCCGCCATCCCACGTTGGGTCGAGGAAACGCTTCGCTACGACAATTCAACCCAGCTCCTGGCCCGCACCATCACCCGGGATCACGAGGTCGGGGGCCAGCTTCTGCGCGAAGGCGAGAAGGCGCTGCTCCTGGTGGGTTCCGCCAATCGGGACGAAGAGGCCTGGGAGCGGGCGGACGCCTACGACATCGACCGGGATACCAGTGCCAGTCTGTCTTTTGGCCGCGGTACCCATTTCTGTCTTGGTGCATCGTTGGCCCGACTCGAGGCGCGGGTTTCTCTCGAGGAGCTTTTGCGGCGCGTCGACGATATCCACGTACGCCACGAAGGCCTCGTGCGTGTTCACTCCACGAATGTGCGAGGCTTCGCGGCGCTCCCCATGGAGTTCGCCACCGGCGGTGGACGGGCTTCAGCGCAGAGATAA